Proteins from one Bradyrhizobium roseum genomic window:
- the putA gene encoding bifunctional proline dehydrogenase/L-glutamate gamma-semialdehyde dehydrogenase PutA has protein sequence MPAAPLPAFSAPYAPDDRTMASRLVGAVGLDASQDARIDRTATRLIEAIRANDDPLGGVEDMLREFALSTKEGLALMVLAEALLRVPDARTADQFIEDKLAQGDFIHHETRSSAFLVNASAWALGMSARVIQPGETPQGTIGRLAKRLGAPAVRAATRQAMRLMGNHFVLGETIEAALTRAQPDSSRHQRYSFDMLGEGARTADDAARYFKAYSSAIEAIGRTAGDRPLPDRPGISVKLSALHPRFEAVSRARVMRELVPHLIDLARQAKSHDLNFTVDAEEADRLELSLDVIAAALGDASLAGWDGFGLAIQAYQKRASDVIDYVDRLARSLDRRMMVRLVKGAYWDTEIKRAQERGLDGYPVFTRKAMTDLNYVACASQLLALRPRIFPQFATHNALTVASILELQTDQGGFEFQRLHGMGEALYAKLGEDRPDIAHRTYAPVGSHRDLLAYLVRRLLENGANSSFVALAADETVPVSQLLRRPADIIGSADNAAHPNIPLPRDLYGANRKNSRGIEFGERAALAQLVSNIASEPAPVAGSLIDATEREANTAIAAARPGFSQWARTPAETRAAALEKAAALLEQRTARFVTLLQREGGKTLDDAISEVREAVDFCRYYAAQGRELFGEGKPMPGPTGESNVLRLRGRGVFVAISPWNFPLAIFLGQVTAALMAGNAVVAKPAEQTPRIAAEAVRLLHEAGVPAPALHLVAGDGRIGAVLVAHPDIAGVVFTGSTDVARTINRALAAKDGPIVPLIAETGGINAMIVDATALPEQVADDVVTSAFRSAGQRCSALRLLFLQDDVADRMIEMIAGAARELVIGDPGDPATHIGPVIDAEAKQRLDAHIERMKREARVHFAGSAPQGNFVAPHIFELSDAGQLTDEIFGPVLHVVRYRADRFGEVLQAIERSGYGLTLGIHSRIDDTVEDAIQRLQVGNIYVNRNMIGAVVGVQPFGGHGLSGTGPKAGGPHYLTRFATEQTVTVNTAAAGGNAALLSGGE, from the coding sequence ATTCCCGCCGCCCCCCTTCCCGCCTTCAGCGCGCCCTACGCGCCCGACGATCGGACCATGGCGTCCCGCCTGGTGGGAGCCGTGGGGCTGGATGCATCGCAGGATGCGCGCATCGATCGCACGGCAACGCGGCTGATCGAGGCGATCAGGGCCAATGACGATCCGCTGGGCGGCGTCGAGGACATGCTGCGCGAGTTTGCGCTGTCGACCAAGGAAGGCCTGGCGCTGATGGTGCTGGCGGAAGCGCTGCTGCGGGTGCCGGACGCCCGCACCGCCGACCAGTTCATCGAGGACAAGCTCGCCCAAGGCGACTTCATCCATCACGAGACGCGATCCAGCGCCTTCCTCGTCAACGCCTCGGCGTGGGCGCTCGGGATGTCCGCCCGCGTGATCCAGCCCGGCGAGACGCCGCAGGGGACCATCGGCCGGCTTGCCAAGCGGCTCGGCGCGCCGGCCGTGCGGGCGGCGACGCGGCAGGCGATGCGACTGATGGGCAATCATTTCGTGCTCGGGGAGACCATCGAGGCGGCGCTGACGCGGGCACAGCCGGATTCCTCGCGCCATCAACGCTACTCGTTCGACATGCTCGGCGAAGGCGCCCGCACAGCCGATGATGCCGCACGCTATTTCAAAGCCTATTCAAGTGCGATCGAGGCGATCGGGCGCACCGCCGGTGACCGGCCCCTGCCCGACCGCCCGGGCATCTCGGTCAAGCTCTCGGCCTTGCATCCGCGCTTCGAGGCGGTGAGCCGCGCGCGGGTGATGCGCGAACTGGTGCCGCACCTGATCGATCTCGCCCGGCAAGCCAAATCCCATGACCTCAATTTCACCGTCGATGCCGAGGAAGCCGACCGGCTCGAATTGTCGCTCGACGTGATCGCGGCAGCGCTCGGCGATGCATCGCTGGCAGGCTGGGATGGCTTTGGCCTGGCGATCCAGGCCTACCAGAAGCGCGCCAGCGACGTGATCGATTATGTCGATCGTCTCGCACGCAGCCTCGACCGCAGGATGATGGTGCGTCTGGTCAAGGGCGCCTATTGGGACACCGAGATCAAGCGCGCGCAGGAACGCGGGCTCGACGGCTATCCCGTGTTCACCCGCAAGGCGATGACCGATCTGAATTACGTCGCCTGCGCAAGCCAGTTGCTGGCGCTGCGGCCGCGGATTTTTCCGCAGTTCGCCACCCACAATGCGCTGACGGTCGCGAGCATCCTCGAACTCCAAACGGACCAAGGCGGATTCGAATTCCAGCGCCTGCACGGCATGGGCGAGGCGCTCTACGCGAAGCTCGGCGAAGACCGTCCCGATATCGCCCATCGCACCTACGCGCCGGTCGGCAGCCACCGCGATCTGCTGGCCTATCTGGTGCGGCGATTGCTGGAAAACGGCGCCAACTCATCCTTTGTCGCGCTTGCTGCCGACGAAACGGTCCCGGTGTCGCAATTGCTGCGGCGACCGGCCGATATCATCGGCAGCGCCGACAACGCTGCGCATCCCAACATCCCGTTGCCCCGCGATCTCTATGGCGCCAACCGGAAAAACTCTCGCGGGATCGAATTCGGCGAACGCGCGGCACTGGCGCAACTCGTTTCAAACATCGCCTCCGAACCAGCACCTGTCGCGGGCAGCCTCATCGATGCGACTGAGCGCGAGGCCAACACCGCGATAGCGGCGGCGCGCCCGGGCTTCAGCCAATGGGCCAGAACACCGGCCGAGACCCGCGCAGCGGCACTGGAGAAGGCGGCCGCTCTTCTGGAGCAGCGCACGGCGCGTTTCGTTACGCTCCTGCAGCGCGAGGGCGGCAAGACACTGGACGACGCGATTTCGGAAGTCCGCGAGGCCGTCGATTTCTGCCGTTACTATGCCGCGCAGGGACGCGAACTGTTCGGTGAAGGCAAGCCGATGCCGGGACCGACGGGCGAGAGCAATGTGCTCCGCCTGCGGGGCCGCGGCGTCTTCGTCGCGATCTCGCCGTGGAATTTTCCGCTGGCGATCTTCCTCGGCCAGGTCACGGCGGCCTTGATGGCGGGCAACGCGGTCGTTGCGAAGCCGGCCGAGCAGACGCCGCGCATTGCGGCTGAAGCCGTCAGGCTGCTGCATGAAGCCGGTGTGCCGGCGCCGGCGCTGCATCTGGTCGCGGGTGACGGCCGGATCGGCGCCGTGCTGGTGGCACATCCCGATATTGCGGGCGTCGTGTTCACCGGCTCGACCGACGTCGCGCGCACCATCAACCGCGCGCTCGCCGCCAAGGACGGACCGATCGTGCCGCTGATCGCCGAGACCGGCGGCATCAATGCCATGATCGTCGATGCCACCGCACTGCCCGAGCAAGTCGCCGACGATGTCGTGACTTCGGCGTTCCGTTCCGCCGGCCAGCGCTGTTCAGCACTGCGATTGCTGTTCCTGCAGGACGACGTCGCCGACCGCATGATCGAGATGATTGCGGGCGCGGCGCGGGAACTCGTCATCGGGGATCCCGGCGATCCTGCCACGCATATCGGCCCGGTGATCGATGCCGAGGCCAAACAACGGCTGGATGCGCATATCGAACGCATGAAGCGGGAAGCCCGGGTGCACTTTGCGGGCAGCGCTCCCCAAGGCAATTTCGTCGCGCCGCATATCTTCGAATTGTCCGATGCCGGCCAACTTACCGATGAAATATTCGGGCCGGTACTGCACGTGGTGCGGTACCGCGCCGACCGGTTCGGCGAGGTGCTGCAAGCGATCGAGCGCTCCGGCTACGGGCTAACGCTCGGCATCCATTCCCGGATCGACGACACGGTGGAGGACGCGATCCAACGACTCCAGGTGGGCAACATCTATGTCAACCGCAACATGATCGGCGCGGTGGTCGGCGTGCAGCCGTTCGGCGGTCATGGACTATCTGGCACCGGCCCGAAGGCCGGAGGACCACATTACCTGACGCGTTTCGCCACCGAGCAGACGGTGACCGTCAATACGGCCGCAGCCGGCGGAAATGCAGCGCTGCTGTCCGGCGGGGAGTAG